Proteins co-encoded in one Labilithrix sp. genomic window:
- a CDS encoding 1-acyl-sn-glycerol-3-phosphate acyltransferase has product MASGKSLLLSLKNVRETLATSTVTVVDAVRGTLTKEACDERLEAWASRVVANSEMMISVHGREHYDPKATYVVMSNHQSHYDVAVIYYVLGARIRMVAKRELFNLPVFGSAMKAAGFISVDRGNNRSAIASLAEARTALEHGTPIWIAPEGTRSPTGELLPFKKGGFVLAVEAGVPVLPVSIAGTREVLRAKGMLSRSGVEVFVTIHPPVDPRRWADKEPKAARDALSAEVRASIASGL; this is encoded by the coding sequence GTGGCGTCGGGCAAATCGCTCCTCCTCTCGTTGAAGAACGTGCGCGAGACCCTCGCGACGTCGACCGTCACCGTGGTCGACGCCGTGCGCGGCACGCTCACGAAGGAGGCGTGCGACGAGCGGCTCGAGGCGTGGGCGTCGCGCGTCGTCGCGAACAGCGAGATGATGATCTCGGTCCACGGGCGCGAGCACTACGATCCGAAGGCGACCTACGTGGTGATGAGCAACCACCAGTCGCACTACGACGTCGCCGTCATCTACTACGTGCTCGGCGCGCGGATCCGCATGGTCGCGAAGCGCGAGCTCTTCAATCTCCCCGTCTTCGGGAGCGCGATGAAGGCGGCCGGCTTCATCTCCGTCGATCGCGGCAACAACCGGAGCGCGATCGCGAGCCTCGCCGAGGCGCGGACCGCGCTCGAGCACGGGACGCCGATCTGGATCGCGCCGGAGGGCACGCGGAGCCCGACCGGCGAGCTGCTCCCCTTCAAGAAGGGCGGCTTCGTCCTCGCGGTCGAGGCGGGCGTGCCGGTCCTGCCGGTGAGCATCGCGGGCACGCGCGAGGTGCTGCGCGCGAAGGGCATGCTCTCCCGCTCCGGGGTCGAGGTCTTCGTCACGATCCATCCGCCGGTCGACCCGCGGCGCTGGGCGGACAAGGAGCCGAAGGCGGCGCGCGACGCGCTCTCGGCGGAGGTCCGCGCCTCGATCGCGAGCGGGCTCTGA
- a CDS encoding diacylglycerol kinase has translation MAATGDGIFVLVNANAKRGGRRIAVQIARALPGAAVKLTRTVDEVEGWLRGLLRERRPGTPAPRCILSAGGDGSAVVLLNALDRVVPKGEPFPAVGALPLGTGNAWAHALGARKLDACVRALAKHPGPLPTRRYALLECDGVLTFFGGCGWDAQVLDDYRQQVEQSPSSRISKTVWGYLTAMITRTVPKSVVKGRPHVLIENLGDEVLVVDDAGHLAPLPGARRGTILYEGMVSVAGAATCPEFGYGFKAYPFAERLLDWLNVRIYDQKTLTAVYDIPKIWRGQHPLRGMKDWFTTAARMTFSRAVPLQIGGEAVGSRLTVELALSPRKVEALDWRMLGLS, from the coding sequence ATGGCGGCGACCGGCGACGGCATCTTCGTGCTCGTGAACGCCAACGCGAAGCGCGGCGGACGCCGCATCGCGGTGCAGATCGCGCGCGCGCTCCCGGGCGCGGCGGTGAAGCTGACGCGCACGGTCGACGAGGTGGAGGGCTGGCTCCGCGGCCTCTTGCGCGAACGGCGCCCCGGAACACCTGCGCCGCGCTGCATCCTCTCCGCCGGCGGCGACGGCTCCGCGGTCGTCCTCTTGAACGCGCTCGACCGCGTCGTGCCGAAGGGCGAGCCCTTCCCCGCCGTGGGCGCGCTGCCGCTCGGGACCGGCAACGCGTGGGCCCACGCGCTCGGCGCGCGCAAGCTCGACGCGTGCGTGCGCGCGCTCGCGAAGCACCCGGGGCCGCTGCCGACGCGGCGCTACGCGCTGCTCGAGTGCGACGGCGTGCTCACGTTCTTCGGCGGCTGCGGCTGGGACGCGCAGGTGCTCGACGACTACCGGCAGCAGGTGGAGCAGTCGCCGTCGAGCCGCATCTCGAAGACGGTCTGGGGCTACCTCACCGCGATGATCACGCGCACGGTCCCGAAGTCGGTCGTGAAGGGGCGGCCGCACGTGCTGATCGAGAACCTCGGCGACGAGGTCCTCGTCGTCGACGACGCGGGTCACCTCGCCCCGCTCCCCGGCGCGCGGCGCGGCACGATCCTCTACGAGGGCATGGTGAGCGTCGCCGGCGCCGCGACGTGCCCCGAGTTCGGCTACGGCTTCAAGGCCTACCCGTTCGCGGAGCGCCTCCTCGACTGGCTCAACGTCCGCATCTACGACCAGAAGACGCTCACCGCGGTCTACGACATCCCGAAGATCTGGCGCGGCCAGCACCCGCTGCGCGGGATGAAAGACTGGTTCACGACCGCCGCGCGGATGACGTTCTCGCGCGCGGTCCCGCTCCAGATCGGCGGAGAGGCGGTGGGCTCGCGGCTCACGGTGGAGCTCGCGCTCTCGCCGCGCAAGGTCGAGGCGCTGGACTGGCGCATGCTCGGCCTGTCCTGA
- a CDS encoding DUF952 domain-containing protein translates to MIFHLVERARLVWDADDRYRPASLAGEGFIHASYGDEVAESARLYFAADADLVVVAIDPDKLDVRLEVATTPRGPMPHIHGPLPRAAVVSVVSLADHTP, encoded by the coding sequence GTGATCTTCCACCTCGTGGAGCGCGCGCGGCTCGTGTGGGACGCGGACGATCGGTATCGCCCCGCGTCGCTGGCGGGGGAGGGGTTCATCCATGCGTCGTACGGCGACGAGGTCGCGGAGAGCGCGCGGCTCTACTTCGCGGCGGACGCGGACCTCGTCGTCGTCGCGATCGATCCGGACAAGCTCGACGTCCGGCTGGAGGTCGCGACGACGCCGCGCGGGCCGATGCCCCACATCCACGGTCCGCTCCCGCGCGCCGCGGTCGTGAGCGTCGTCTCGCTCGCCGACCACACGCCGTGA
- a CDS encoding Uma2 family endonuclease encodes MKRATAEAISTADVLYPTNDDMGEHEIQRLIAELLRPLLARFLAAAYIRAHVGADQFIYWEEGNPLKRIAPDVYVLPGVDPDIVIPSWKTWETGVKPSFALEVASGDVTKDYDDGPAAYAELGVKELVVFDPHATPRSRRRRRFQVFRRIRNRGLVRVEVNQGDRVRSKVLGAWLVAVGSGDNVRLRLGLGPAGDELFPTEAEAERAAKELALADNEQLRAEREQERAARLAAEEENLRLRALLDKRRR; translated from the coding sequence ATGAAACGCGCGACCGCCGAAGCAATCTCTACCGCGGACGTGCTTTACCCGACGAACGACGACATGGGCGAGCACGAGATCCAGCGGTTGATCGCAGAGCTGCTGCGTCCGCTTTTGGCGCGGTTCCTCGCGGCGGCGTACATACGCGCGCACGTCGGAGCGGACCAGTTCATCTACTGGGAAGAAGGCAACCCGCTCAAGCGCATCGCCCCGGACGTCTACGTCTTGCCGGGCGTCGATCCCGACATCGTGATTCCGTCCTGGAAGACGTGGGAGACGGGCGTGAAGCCGAGCTTCGCGTTGGAGGTCGCCTCCGGCGACGTCACGAAGGACTACGACGACGGCCCCGCCGCCTACGCCGAGCTCGGCGTGAAGGAGCTCGTCGTCTTCGACCCGCACGCGACCCCGCGGAGCCGGAGGCGCCGGCGCTTCCAGGTGTTTCGCCGCATCCGGAATCGAGGCCTCGTGCGCGTCGAGGTCAATCAGGGCGACCGCGTCCGATCGAAGGTCCTCGGCGCGTGGCTCGTCGCAGTGGGAAGCGGCGACAACGTCCGCCTACGTCTCGGCCTCGGCCCCGCGGGCGACGAGCTCTTCCCGACCGAAGCCGAAGCGGAGCGCGCAGCCAAGGAGCTCGCGCTCGCAGACAACGAGCAGCTCCGCGCCGAGAGAGAGCAAGAGCGCGCCGCTCGTCTCGCCGCGGAAGAGGAGAACCTCCGCCTCCGCGCGTTGCTCGACAAGCGCCGCCGATGA
- a CDS encoding thioredoxin domain-containing protein, translating to MVARPSSWPSAARLFPSLLLALAACSPQSVAAPSALTSAKREQERAAPGEPVAWAPFAPETFARAKAEGKLVLMDGAAEWCHWCHVMEATTYHDPAVRAAIAKSFIAVKVDVDARPDLAERYGDYGWPATVVFSPDAEELGKYRGYIEPTKFVTILHEIATNSASKTEAGGVAPGCGAGFTTGISRPAPKTPLPEEQLAWIQRNVMLDLDEYWDPVEGSWGRRQKAPLGWDNAWTLREAERGDVNARAKALLTLDKQAALIDPVWGGIYQYSAAGDWSKPHYEKLMTFQAPALENYAAAYRLTGDPRHLARARAMQRYIDRFLTGPEGGFYTTQDADVNAHDRAKPFTDGHTYYALPARERLARGVPRVDTNEYGRENGLAIAAYAALYEATKDPAARATAERAARRILATHRTRSGAIAHTAATNGEEPKQTFLADHAAFGWGLARLYEATRDEEWLTESRAVADAMLRDLTDESGGGLFGATRDPDAVGVFAVRRVPFEDNVMALRHLARIARSSDDPTYRTAIGRILRAISVPEEIRARGRWLGDYLLALEETKGVR from the coding sequence ATGGTCGCTCGTCCCTCGTCGTGGCCGTCCGCGGCGCGGCTGTTTCCTTCGCTCCTGCTCGCCCTCGCCGCGTGCTCACCCCAAAGCGTCGCCGCGCCGTCGGCGTTGACGTCCGCTAAGCGGGAGCAGGAGCGCGCGGCGCCCGGGGAGCCGGTCGCCTGGGCGCCCTTCGCGCCCGAGACGTTCGCGCGCGCGAAGGCCGAAGGGAAGCTCGTGCTGATGGATGGCGCCGCCGAGTGGTGCCATTGGTGCCACGTGATGGAAGCGACGACCTATCACGATCCCGCGGTGCGGGCCGCGATCGCGAAGAGCTTCATCGCGGTGAAGGTCGACGTCGACGCACGGCCCGACCTCGCCGAGCGCTACGGCGACTACGGGTGGCCCGCCACCGTCGTGTTCTCGCCCGACGCCGAGGAGCTCGGGAAATACCGTGGTTACATCGAACCTACGAAATTCGTGACCATACTCCACGAGATCGCCACGAACAGCGCGTCGAAGACCGAGGCCGGCGGGGTGGCCCCCGGCTGCGGCGCCGGCTTCACGACCGGGATCTCGCGACCCGCGCCGAAGACCCCGCTCCCCGAGGAGCAGCTCGCGTGGATCCAGCGCAACGTCATGCTCGACCTCGACGAATATTGGGACCCCGTCGAAGGCAGCTGGGGCCGCCGCCAGAAGGCGCCGCTCGGCTGGGACAACGCGTGGACCCTACGCGAAGCCGAGCGCGGCGACGTGAACGCACGCGCGAAGGCGCTCCTCACGCTCGACAAGCAGGCGGCGCTCATCGATCCGGTGTGGGGCGGCATCTACCAGTACTCCGCCGCGGGAGACTGGTCGAAGCCCCACTACGAGAAGCTCATGACGTTCCAGGCGCCCGCGCTCGAGAACTACGCCGCCGCGTACCGGCTCACGGGCGACCCGCGCCACCTCGCGCGTGCCCGCGCGATGCAGCGCTACATCGATCGCTTCCTCACCGGACCCGAGGGCGGCTTCTACACGACGCAGGACGCCGACGTGAACGCGCACGATCGCGCGAAGCCCTTCACCGACGGCCACACGTACTACGCCCTCCCCGCGCGCGAGCGGCTCGCGCGCGGCGTCCCGCGCGTCGACACGAACGAGTACGGCCGCGAGAACGGGCTCGCGATCGCAGCGTACGCCGCGCTCTACGAGGCGACGAAGGACCCCGCCGCGCGCGCGACCGCGGAGCGAGCCGCCCGCCGCATCCTCGCCACACACCGCACGAGGTCCGGCGCGATCGCCCACACCGCCGCGACGAACGGCGAAGAGCCGAAGCAGACCTTCCTCGCCGATCACGCCGCCTTTGGGTGGGGCCTCGCGCGACTCTACGAGGCGACCCGCGACGAGGAGTGGCTCACCGAGTCCCGCGCCGTCGCCGACGCGATGCTCCGCGACCTCACCGACGAGAGCGGCGGCGGCCTCTTCGGCGCGACGAGAGACCCCGACGCCGTCGGCGTCTTCGCCGTGCGCCGCGTCCCCTTCGAAGACAACGTCATGGCGCTCCGCCACCTCGCGCGGATCGCGCGCAGCTCCGACGACCCAACGTACCGCACCGCGATCGGCCGCATCCTCCGCGCGATCTCCGTCCCCGAGGAGATCCGCGCGCGCGGCCGCTGGCTCGGCGACTACCTGCTCGCCCTCGAAGAAACGAAAGGCGTGCGCTGA